One Carassius auratus strain Wakin chromosome 4, ASM336829v1, whole genome shotgun sequence DNA segment encodes these proteins:
- the LOC113065601 gene encoding leucine-rich repeat and guanylate kinase domain-containing protein-like isoform X2, producing the protein MKQSIHTTTMEKDGELTEDDVFKCLSILGPSATGLQLTYLCLSVPGRDLKNVSILCNYIYLQKLELPYNKIKDLSCVSHMPHLIILDASHNQLTDFFGFQPPKNLKEVNFSHNQMSVMKDLSAYSSLTKLILDYNSFSAIRGLEKCKRLSHLSLAHNNISRIRGLDHLPLRKLCLRGNVIQKIENLQTLHNLQVLDLSCNRIQSLSGLQNLHLLGNINLESNLISEVKETAHLHGLILLREMNLLRNLVQDQEDYRLAVIFLLQHLTILDQHIITAEEKVSAVNKYDPPLEVIAARDHMTHLVYQLMQPQVIFDSTLPSLDAPYPMLVLTGPQACGKRELAHKLCQEFSDYFAYGACHTTRGPYYGEEDGSDYHFVTEEEFQNMIQMGQFIQTMQYGGHWYGLSRETIERVAREGLACCVHMELEGVYSLKNSYFEPRYVLLIPTVVDNYICFLKARGFYSSAQMETAVSRIDLYSKTNRELPGFFDNIIPCDDRAEAYQTLKQLVKEYLGLEEHGGGEDATGELLAANTTDAADLMDSYSRNYQNKIQAQMTPQQTPAEMASNNRRQQLIREALSGKSPGAYAELFQRSAPTAPSSLASQSRPPHGPSRPVGLNAPDPDEDSSSEESRASSGLSMRSSAGALSAAQGSDAGSGPNIEPLDMFMLGQDQDSLRGHMDSGLTPDAPRSVSERVSPTLPSSPGRPGANVKPVLPPIPSGRKTNDSGSKQ; encoded by the exons ATGAAACAGTCAATACACACAACAACAATGGAG AAAGATGGTGAATTAACGGAGGACGATGTGTTTAAATGCCTGTCCATTCTGGGACCGTCAGCTACCGGACTCCAGCTCACTTACCTATGCCTCTCTGTGCCA GGGCGAGACTTGAAAAATGTTTCAATTTTATGCAATTACATCTATCTACAAAAGCTAGAGCTTCCCTACAATAAAATCAAAG ATCTATCCTGCGTGAGTCACATGCCGCACCTCATCATACTGGATGCTTCCCACAACCAGCTCACCGATTTCTTTGGATTCCAGCCGCCAAAAAATCTCAAG GAGGTAAATTTCTCACACAACCAGATGTCCGTAATGAAGGATCTTTCGGCATATTCCTCTTTGACCAAACTGATTCTTGACT ATAATTCATTTAGTGCCATCAGGGGGCTGGAAAAGTGCAAAAGGCTCTCACACCTCAGCCTGGCCCATAACAACATCTCTCGCATCAGGGGTCTGGACCATCTGCCTCTCAGAAAGCTCTGCCTG agGGGGAATGTGATACAGAAGATTGAGAATCTCCAGACTCTACACAACCTGCAGGTTCTAGATTTGTCCTGCAACCGGATTCAGAGCCTCTCGGGTCTCCAGAACCTCCATCTCCTGGGAAACATCAACCTTGAGAGCAATCTG ATCAGTGAGGTAAAGGAGACCGCACATTTGCATGGCCTGATATTGTTAAGAGAAATGAATCTCCTCAGAAACCTAGTGCAG GACCAGGAAGACTATAGACTAGCTGTGATATTCCTCCTTCAGCACCTCACAATTCTGGATCAACACATTATAACTGCAGAGGAGAAG GTGTCTGCTGTGAACAAGTACGACCCTCCTCTGGAGGTGATCGCAGCCAGAGATCACATGACCCACTTGGTATACCAGCTCATGCAACCTCAGGTTATTTTTGACAG TACTCTCCCCAGTCTGGATGCTCCATACCCCATGCTGGTCCTCACTGGCCCGCAGGCCTGTGGGAAGAGGGAACTAGCCCATAAGCTGTGCCAGGAGTTCAGCGACTATTTCGCTTATGG TGCCTGCCACACCACCAGGGGGCCATATTATGGGGAAGAGGATGGGTCTGACTATCACTTTGTCACTGAGGAAGAATTTCAGAACATGATTCAAATG GGTCAGTTCATCCAGACGATGCAGTACGGTGGACACTGGTATGGCCTGTCGCGGGAAACTATCGAGCGTGTGGCTCGCGAAGGTCTTGCCTGCTGTGTGCATATGGAATTAGAG GGAGTGTATAGTTTGAAGAACTCTTATTTTGAGCCCCGTTATGTCTTGCTGATCCCCACCGTCGTTGATAATTACATCTGCTTTCTGAAAGCAAGAGGATTCTACAGCAGTGCTCAGATGGAAACAGCTGTGTCTCGTATTGATTTGTATTCCAAGACCAACAGAGAATTACCTGGCTTCTTTGACAACATCATCCCTTGTg ATGATCGTGCTGAGGCCTACCAGACTTTAAAACAGCTGGTGAAGGAGTACCTGGGTCTTGAGGAGCATGGAGGAGGAGAAG ACGCAACTGGCGAGTTACTGGCAGCCAACACGACAGACGCAGCTGACCTCATGGACTCCTACAGCCGAAACTACCAGAACAAAATCCAGGCCCAGATGACCCCTCAGCAGACCCCTGCA GAAATGGCTTCCAATAACAGGCGCCAGCAGCTGATTCGAGAAGCTCTGAGCGGGAAGAGTCCTGGTGCTTACGCCGAGCTGTTTCAGAG AAGTGCACCCACAGCTCCATCATCATTAGCCTCTCAGTCCCGGCCCCCGCACGGCCCCTCACGTCCTGTTGGCCTCAACGCTCCTGACCCCGATGAGGACAGCAG TTCTGAGGAATCTCGTGCTAGTTCTGGCCTGTCCATGAGGAGCTCAGCAGGGGCGCTTTCAGCGGCCCAGGGATCAGACGCTGGGTCAGGGCCCAACATAGAGCCTTTGGATATGTTTATGTTGGGGCAGGACCAGGACTCTCTTCGAG GACACATGGACTCTGGTCTGACCCCTGATGCTCCTCGGTCCGTCTCTGAGAGGGTCTCCCCAACACTCCCCTCCTCCCCGGGCCGTCCAGGTGCCAATGTTAAACCAGTCCTGCCGCCCATCCCATCTGGAAGGAAGACCAATGATTCTGGCTCAAAACAGTAA
- the LOC113065601 gene encoding leucine-rich repeat and guanylate kinase domain-containing protein-like isoform X3 — translation MPVHSGTVSYRTPAHLPMPLCANLSCVSHMPHLIILDASHNQLTDFFGFQPPKNLKEVNFSHNQMSVMKDLSAYSSLTKLILDYNSFSAIRGLEKCKRLSHLSLAHNNISRIRGLDHLPLRKLCLRGNVIQKIENLQTLHNLQVLDLSCNRIQSLSGLQNLHLLGNINLESNLISEVKETAHLHGLILLREMNLLRNLVQDQEDYRLAVIFLLQHLTILDQHIITAEEKVSAVNKYDPPLEVIAARDHMTHLVYQLMQPQVIFDSTLPSLDAPYPMLVLTGPQACGKRELAHKLCQEFSDYFAYGACHTTRGPYYGEEDGSDYHFVTEEEFQNMIQMGQFIQTMQYGGHWYGLSRETIERVAREGLACCVHMELEGVYSLKNSYFEPRYVLLIPTVVDNYICFLKARGFYSSAQMETAVSRIDLYSKTNRELPGFFDNIIPCDDRAEAYQTLKQLVKEYLGLEEHGGGEGDSSSVTPDNTSTYATGELLAANTTDAADLMDSYSRNYQNKIQAQMTPQQTPAEMASNNRRQQLIREALSGKSPGAYAELFQRSAPTAPSSLASQSRPPHGPSRPVGLNAPDPDEDSSSEESRASSGLSMRSSAGALSAAQGSDAGSGPNIEPLDMFMLGQDQDSLRGHMDSGLTPDAPRSVSERVSPTLPSSPGRPGANVKPVLPPIPSGRKTNDSGSKQ, via the exons ATGCCTGTCCATTCTGGGACCGTCAGCTACCGGACTCCAGCTCACTTACCTATGCCTCTCTGTGCCA ATCTATCCTGCGTGAGTCACATGCCGCACCTCATCATACTGGATGCTTCCCACAACCAGCTCACCGATTTCTTTGGATTCCAGCCGCCAAAAAATCTCAAG GAGGTAAATTTCTCACACAACCAGATGTCCGTAATGAAGGATCTTTCGGCATATTCCTCTTTGACCAAACTGATTCTTGACT ATAATTCATTTAGTGCCATCAGGGGGCTGGAAAAGTGCAAAAGGCTCTCACACCTCAGCCTGGCCCATAACAACATCTCTCGCATCAGGGGTCTGGACCATCTGCCTCTCAGAAAGCTCTGCCTG agGGGGAATGTGATACAGAAGATTGAGAATCTCCAGACTCTACACAACCTGCAGGTTCTAGATTTGTCCTGCAACCGGATTCAGAGCCTCTCGGGTCTCCAGAACCTCCATCTCCTGGGAAACATCAACCTTGAGAGCAATCTG ATCAGTGAGGTAAAGGAGACCGCACATTTGCATGGCCTGATATTGTTAAGAGAAATGAATCTCCTCAGAAACCTAGTGCAG GACCAGGAAGACTATAGACTAGCTGTGATATTCCTCCTTCAGCACCTCACAATTCTGGATCAACACATTATAACTGCAGAGGAGAAG GTGTCTGCTGTGAACAAGTACGACCCTCCTCTGGAGGTGATCGCAGCCAGAGATCACATGACCCACTTGGTATACCAGCTCATGCAACCTCAGGTTATTTTTGACAG TACTCTCCCCAGTCTGGATGCTCCATACCCCATGCTGGTCCTCACTGGCCCGCAGGCCTGTGGGAAGAGGGAACTAGCCCATAAGCTGTGCCAGGAGTTCAGCGACTATTTCGCTTATGG TGCCTGCCACACCACCAGGGGGCCATATTATGGGGAAGAGGATGGGTCTGACTATCACTTTGTCACTGAGGAAGAATTTCAGAACATGATTCAAATG GGTCAGTTCATCCAGACGATGCAGTACGGTGGACACTGGTATGGCCTGTCGCGGGAAACTATCGAGCGTGTGGCTCGCGAAGGTCTTGCCTGCTGTGTGCATATGGAATTAGAG GGAGTGTATAGTTTGAAGAACTCTTATTTTGAGCCCCGTTATGTCTTGCTGATCCCCACCGTCGTTGATAATTACATCTGCTTTCTGAAAGCAAGAGGATTCTACAGCAGTGCTCAGATGGAAACAGCTGTGTCTCGTATTGATTTGTATTCCAAGACCAACAGAGAATTACCTGGCTTCTTTGACAACATCATCCCTTGTg ATGATCGTGCTGAGGCCTACCAGACTTTAAAACAGCTGGTGAAGGAGTACCTGGGTCTTGAGGAGCATGGAGGAGGAGAAGGTGACAGCAGCTCAGTCACACCTGACAACACCTCCACAT ACGCAACTGGCGAGTTACTGGCAGCCAACACGACAGACGCAGCTGACCTCATGGACTCCTACAGCCGAAACTACCAGAACAAAATCCAGGCCCAGATGACCCCTCAGCAGACCCCTGCA GAAATGGCTTCCAATAACAGGCGCCAGCAGCTGATTCGAGAAGCTCTGAGCGGGAAGAGTCCTGGTGCTTACGCCGAGCTGTTTCAGAG AAGTGCACCCACAGCTCCATCATCATTAGCCTCTCAGTCCCGGCCCCCGCACGGCCCCTCACGTCCTGTTGGCCTCAACGCTCCTGACCCCGATGAGGACAGCAG TTCTGAGGAATCTCGTGCTAGTTCTGGCCTGTCCATGAGGAGCTCAGCAGGGGCGCTTTCAGCGGCCCAGGGATCAGACGCTGGGTCAGGGCCCAACATAGAGCCTTTGGATATGTTTATGTTGGGGCAGGACCAGGACTCTCTTCGAG GACACATGGACTCTGGTCTGACCCCTGATGCTCCTCGGTCCGTCTCTGAGAGGGTCTCCCCAACACTCCCCTCCTCCCCGGGCCGTCCAGGTGCCAATGTTAAACCAGTCCTGCCGCCCATCCCATCTGGAAGGAAGACCAATGATTCTGGCTCAAAACAGTAA
- the LOC113065601 gene encoding leucine-rich repeat and guanylate kinase domain-containing protein-like isoform X1 has translation MKQSIHTTTMEKDGELTEDDVFKCLSILGPSATGLQLTYLCLSVPGRDLKNVSILCNYIYLQKLELPYNKIKDLSCVSHMPHLIILDASHNQLTDFFGFQPPKNLKEVNFSHNQMSVMKDLSAYSSLTKLILDYNSFSAIRGLEKCKRLSHLSLAHNNISRIRGLDHLPLRKLCLRGNVIQKIENLQTLHNLQVLDLSCNRIQSLSGLQNLHLLGNINLESNLISEVKETAHLHGLILLREMNLLRNLVQDQEDYRLAVIFLLQHLTILDQHIITAEEKVSAVNKYDPPLEVIAARDHMTHLVYQLMQPQVIFDSTLPSLDAPYPMLVLTGPQACGKRELAHKLCQEFSDYFAYGACHTTRGPYYGEEDGSDYHFVTEEEFQNMIQMGQFIQTMQYGGHWYGLSRETIERVAREGLACCVHMELEGVYSLKNSYFEPRYVLLIPTVVDNYICFLKARGFYSSAQMETAVSRIDLYSKTNRELPGFFDNIIPCDDRAEAYQTLKQLVKEYLGLEEHGGGEGDSSSVTPDNTSTYATGELLAANTTDAADLMDSYSRNYQNKIQAQMTPQQTPAEMASNNRRQQLIREALSGKSPGAYAELFQRSAPTAPSSLASQSRPPHGPSRPVGLNAPDPDEDSSSEESRASSGLSMRSSAGALSAAQGSDAGSGPNIEPLDMFMLGQDQDSLRGHMDSGLTPDAPRSVSERVSPTLPSSPGRPGANVKPVLPPIPSGRKTNDSGSKQ, from the exons ATGAAACAGTCAATACACACAACAACAATGGAG AAAGATGGTGAATTAACGGAGGACGATGTGTTTAAATGCCTGTCCATTCTGGGACCGTCAGCTACCGGACTCCAGCTCACTTACCTATGCCTCTCTGTGCCA GGGCGAGACTTGAAAAATGTTTCAATTTTATGCAATTACATCTATCTACAAAAGCTAGAGCTTCCCTACAATAAAATCAAAG ATCTATCCTGCGTGAGTCACATGCCGCACCTCATCATACTGGATGCTTCCCACAACCAGCTCACCGATTTCTTTGGATTCCAGCCGCCAAAAAATCTCAAG GAGGTAAATTTCTCACACAACCAGATGTCCGTAATGAAGGATCTTTCGGCATATTCCTCTTTGACCAAACTGATTCTTGACT ATAATTCATTTAGTGCCATCAGGGGGCTGGAAAAGTGCAAAAGGCTCTCACACCTCAGCCTGGCCCATAACAACATCTCTCGCATCAGGGGTCTGGACCATCTGCCTCTCAGAAAGCTCTGCCTG agGGGGAATGTGATACAGAAGATTGAGAATCTCCAGACTCTACACAACCTGCAGGTTCTAGATTTGTCCTGCAACCGGATTCAGAGCCTCTCGGGTCTCCAGAACCTCCATCTCCTGGGAAACATCAACCTTGAGAGCAATCTG ATCAGTGAGGTAAAGGAGACCGCACATTTGCATGGCCTGATATTGTTAAGAGAAATGAATCTCCTCAGAAACCTAGTGCAG GACCAGGAAGACTATAGACTAGCTGTGATATTCCTCCTTCAGCACCTCACAATTCTGGATCAACACATTATAACTGCAGAGGAGAAG GTGTCTGCTGTGAACAAGTACGACCCTCCTCTGGAGGTGATCGCAGCCAGAGATCACATGACCCACTTGGTATACCAGCTCATGCAACCTCAGGTTATTTTTGACAG TACTCTCCCCAGTCTGGATGCTCCATACCCCATGCTGGTCCTCACTGGCCCGCAGGCCTGTGGGAAGAGGGAACTAGCCCATAAGCTGTGCCAGGAGTTCAGCGACTATTTCGCTTATGG TGCCTGCCACACCACCAGGGGGCCATATTATGGGGAAGAGGATGGGTCTGACTATCACTTTGTCACTGAGGAAGAATTTCAGAACATGATTCAAATG GGTCAGTTCATCCAGACGATGCAGTACGGTGGACACTGGTATGGCCTGTCGCGGGAAACTATCGAGCGTGTGGCTCGCGAAGGTCTTGCCTGCTGTGTGCATATGGAATTAGAG GGAGTGTATAGTTTGAAGAACTCTTATTTTGAGCCCCGTTATGTCTTGCTGATCCCCACCGTCGTTGATAATTACATCTGCTTTCTGAAAGCAAGAGGATTCTACAGCAGTGCTCAGATGGAAACAGCTGTGTCTCGTATTGATTTGTATTCCAAGACCAACAGAGAATTACCTGGCTTCTTTGACAACATCATCCCTTGTg ATGATCGTGCTGAGGCCTACCAGACTTTAAAACAGCTGGTGAAGGAGTACCTGGGTCTTGAGGAGCATGGAGGAGGAGAAGGTGACAGCAGCTCAGTCACACCTGACAACACCTCCACAT ACGCAACTGGCGAGTTACTGGCAGCCAACACGACAGACGCAGCTGACCTCATGGACTCCTACAGCCGAAACTACCAGAACAAAATCCAGGCCCAGATGACCCCTCAGCAGACCCCTGCA GAAATGGCTTCCAATAACAGGCGCCAGCAGCTGATTCGAGAAGCTCTGAGCGGGAAGAGTCCTGGTGCTTACGCCGAGCTGTTTCAGAG AAGTGCACCCACAGCTCCATCATCATTAGCCTCTCAGTCCCGGCCCCCGCACGGCCCCTCACGTCCTGTTGGCCTCAACGCTCCTGACCCCGATGAGGACAGCAG TTCTGAGGAATCTCGTGCTAGTTCTGGCCTGTCCATGAGGAGCTCAGCAGGGGCGCTTTCAGCGGCCCAGGGATCAGACGCTGGGTCAGGGCCCAACATAGAGCCTTTGGATATGTTTATGTTGGGGCAGGACCAGGACTCTCTTCGAG GACACATGGACTCTGGTCTGACCCCTGATGCTCCTCGGTCCGTCTCTGAGAGGGTCTCCCCAACACTCCCCTCCTCCCCGGGCCGTCCAGGTGCCAATGTTAAACCAGTCCTGCCGCCCATCCCATCTGGAAGGAAGACCAATGATTCTGGCTCAAAACAGTAA